A single genomic interval of Daucus carota subsp. sativus chromosome 1, DH1 v3.0, whole genome shotgun sequence harbors:
- the LOC108219436 gene encoding uncharacterized protein LOC108219436: MQKSSIKIPAFDKENYNIWKRKIKLFIKSSNQLYPGLLENGPFIPQNEILLNTDDDRIVPAHWVAKHHNEWNDTEKEKVSLDDHLQLILLDSLFNDKDQPPTLNIEDVEDEDDIVVLELEDEYCTHEEMVSMDNPAMAFMERKFKNLKFKKTKPFKSQGQYSRFNKIGSSKDVGGNSGGGYKSGMVDISKFKCFNCGELGHFAGECTKPKQFRRRDKESGGEGKKGQGRAYVVEGTCWEETDEGENEHTVNLALMANSIDEVSSSSTQVPSLVLVYITVGECTKTIEDMSAKIFNLHTSLSVAHEEIVRVSTKNETLTDDNDLLLLNTASLVSLRSDNEKFKNDLACAKKIEEYLRTKRPGKEAVSDFVGDDIDKPHILRKVQKLVFKVIESEFDEEALLIKLELNEDNVYDNKISRENSTVKRPVTVDSSHNQTTRPKNAVNKAATKPFNDIAANDAVKGSLTATFECAVDTEDTKSKNNFNRGKNGEHAKSAPRKLCNICGSSHHLIHVCKNDVATPINVVNVTGKKNKQLMWIIGSGCSRHMTGDKALLSQFVEKTGPIINFVDNNKGYTVGYGRLEIGTVVIVDNALVDGLQCTIN; this comes from the exons ATGCAAAAGTCAAGCATCAAGATTCCAGCGTTCGATAAAGAGAACTACAACATATGGAAAAGAAAGATAAAGTTATTCATCAAATCTTCAAACCAGCTTTATCCTGGTTTATTGGAGAATGGCCCGTTTATCCCACAGAATGAAATCCTATTAAACACCGACGATGATAGAATCGTTCCAGCTCACTGGGTAGCAAAGCATCATAATGAATGGAACGACACTGAGAAAGAAAAAGTATCCCTTGATGATCATCTACAGCTAATCCTGCTAGATTCACTTTTTAATGACAAG GATCAACCACCCACTCTCAATATTGAGGAtgtggaagatgaagatgatatTGTTGTTTTAGAATTGGAAGATGAGTACTGCACCCATGAGGAAATGGTAAGTATGGACAACCCTGCCATGGCGTTTATGGAAAGGAAGTTTAAGAACTTAAAGTTCAAAAAGACCAAGCCATTCAAATCTCAGGGTCAGTACTCAAGGTTCAACAAGATTGGTTCAAGTAAGGATGTTGGTGGAAACTCTGGTGGTGGATACAAATCAGGGATGGTGGATATATCAAAGtttaagtgcttcaactgtggagaGCTTGGACACTTTGCTGGGGAGTGCACGAAGCCCAAGCAATTCAGAAGAAGAGACAAGGAGTCTGGCGGTGAAGGCAAGAAAGGTCAAGGAAGAGCATATGTTGTTGAAGGCACGTGTTGGGAAGAAACCGATGAAGGAGAGAACGAGCATACGGTGAATCTTGCTCTAATGGCAAACTCTATAGATGAGGTTTCAAGCTCTTCAACTCAGGTACCCTCACTTGTCTTAGTTTATATAACTGTCGGTGAGTGCACAAAAACTATTGAAGATATGAGtgctaaaatatttaatttgcacACTAGTCTTTCTGTAGCTCATGAAGAGATAGTCAGGGTAAGTACTAAAAATGAGACCTTAACTGATGATAATGACTTGTTGCTTCTTAATACTGCTTCCTTAGTTTCCTTAAGATCTGATAATGAAAAGTTTAAGAATGACTTAGCTTGTGCTAAAAAGATTGAGGAATATCTTAGGACTAA GAGACCTGGTAAGGAAGCTGTGTCTGATTTTGTTGGTGATGATATTGACAAACCACATATTCTCAGAAAGGTTCAGAAACTTGTATTCAAAGTTATTGAATCTGAGTTTGATGAGGAAGCTTTACTCATCAAGCTAGAGCTGAATGAGGATAATGTGTATGACAACAAGATTTCCAGAGAGAATAGTACTGTCAAGAGACCCGTGACGGTTGACTCTTCACACAATCAGACAACACGTCCAAAGAATGCTGTCAACAAAGCTGCGACAAAACCTTTTAATG ACATAGCAGCTAATGATGCTGTCAAGGGTAGTTTGACAGCAACTTTTGAATGTGCTGTCGACACAGAGGATACCAAGTCTAAAAACAACTTCAACAGAGGAAAGAATGGTGAGCATGCTAAGAGTGCACCTAGGAAGTTATGTAATATCTGTGGTTCCTCTCATCATCTTATTCATGTTTGTAAGAATGATGTTGCTACCCCCATTAATGTTGTCAATGTTACTG GGAAAAAGAATAAACAACTCATGTGGATCATTGgcagtggatgctccaggcacatgacagGTGACAAGGCCCTGTTGTCACAGTTTGTGGAGAAGACTGGaccaattataaattttgtagaCAACAACAAAGGTTACACAGTGGGATATGGTCGATTGGAAATTGGGACTGTTGTCATTGTTGATAATGCTCTAGTGGATGGACTGCAGTGCACAATCAATTGA
- the LOC135149175 gene encoding uncharacterized protein LOC135149175, with the protein MCHLETVRQYDNEALSDYMKRFQEAINKISNLDEREALSIFRRNLDPEQNERYVVELINKEPQSLAAAYAMAAKFIKETDVLQAMRMTRQGSSRGKQVEVRPWKEYHQDKKFKPDRQTNFIQHSGSKRTSQPGSGSRSDPGPNKATREPKPEPDWTPLNRSREDILKEIRDKPFYYPPKPMQTPPESRPANRHCDYHGTHGHKTENCISLKYFIEEQISKGNMGQYIARNTANTGEGSGKQKNIVNVVLGGSCSPPPSPDSCQEVMSIQTFPEQIISFSSKDFEGVTRGHNQALVVTLDIAENEVRRILVDNGSSANILFKHTMDRMQLGNIRMNDYREDPLYGFGNSIVPVLGTLYLPVRFGTAPTQVTHMIKFYVTDTPSSYNVIIDRLGLKKNRSHHLCHAPKIQVPNSVWGR; encoded by the coding sequence ATGTGTCACCTGGAAACGGTTCGTCAGTATGACAATGAGGCACTCTCAGATTACATGAAACGTTTccaggaagcaatcaacaaaatctCCAACCTGGACGAGCGCGAGGCTTTGAGCATTTTCAGAAGAAACCTAGACCCGGAACAAAATGAGAGATATGTGGTCGAGTTGATCAACAAAGAACCCCAGAGCCTGGCGGCTGCTTATGCCATGGCTGCAAAATTCATCAAAGAGACCGACGTACTCCAAGCCATGAGAATGACCAGACAGGGCAGCTCAAGAGGAAAACAGGTCGAGGTCAGACCCTGGAAAGAATACCATCAGGATAAGAAATTCAAGCCAGATAGACAAACCAACTTCATCCAGCATTCAGGTTCTAAGAGAACCAGCCAACCAGGATCCGGGTCCAGAAGTGACCCCGGTCCAAACAAAGCAACCAGAGAGCCAAAACCAGAACCTGATTGGACTCCGTTAAACAGATCCCGCgaggatatactcaaagaaatcAGAGACAAACCCTTCTACTACCCACCAAAACCCATGCAGACTCCTCCAGAGAGTAGACCCGCCAACCGACATTGTGACTATCATGGCACCCACGGTCACAAAACGGAAAACTGCATATCCCTCAAGTATTTCATTGAAGAGCAAATCAGCAAAGGCAACATGGGGCAATACATAGCCCGGAACACAGCAAACACGGGAGAAGGTTCGGGGAAACAAAAGAACATAGTCAATGTGGTCTTGGGAGGATCCTGTTCCCCACCTCCCAGCCCGGACTCATGTCAAGAGGTAATGTCCATACAGACCTTCCCCGAACAAATCATttccttcagcagcaaggaCTTCGAGGGAGTCACCCGGGGTCACAATCAGGCCCTGGTGGTAACCTTGGATATAGCCGAGAATGAGGTCAGACGGATCCTAGTCGACAATGGCTCTTCAGCAAACATCCTGTTCAAACATACCATGGACCGAATGCAACTAGGGAACATCCGGATGAACGACTACAGGGAGGACCCCTTATACGGATTCGGGAACAGCATTGTCCCGGTCCTGGGAACCCTTTACCTCCCGGTTCGTTTTGGTACAGCCCCAACCCAGGTCACCCATATGATCAAATTCTATGTCACAGACACTCCTTCCTCTTACAATGTGATCATTGACCGTCTGGGTCTAAAAAAAAATCGAAGCCATCACCTCTGTCACGCACCTAAAATTCAAGTTCCCAACTCCGTTTGGGGTAGGTGA